A single window of Nicotiana sylvestris chromosome 5, ASM39365v2, whole genome shotgun sequence DNA harbors:
- the LOC104222703 gene encoding hypothetical protein At1g04090-like: MFGRECWCWDNYNDTDDHYPVEPQKFSLPSPLPKWPQGKGFATGRICLGEIEVVQITKFKKIWGCSPSFGKSNCFSFYKPDEIPQGFSSLGHYCQPDGEHLTGYVLAAKDLSVNHNPKDNVQDSSSKLPALQKPLSYTLIWSSDSQYNGSGYIWMPNAPVGYKSMGFVASVEPNEPDPDEVRCVRADLTAKCEACEMMFSSDSIFPRDQFQVWKTRPCKRGMLCKGVSVGTFFCSTTFSFGDELDNIACLKNLDSSLHAMPNLEQIHALIKHYGPTVYLHPDEIYLPSSVPWFFINGALLYEDGRNSGTAIDSKGSNLPAGGENDGEYWLDLPNKDDANRTNVKCGNIESAELYVHVKPALGGTFTDIAMWIFCPFNGPATLKIGLLSFALNKVGEHVGDWEHYTLRISNFSGELSSVYFSEHSGGEWLDACNLEFIAGNKSVVYASRNGHASFPHAGCYLQGSTKLGVGVRNDCARSKYHVDSSSKYQIIAAEYLGEGVVSEPPWLQYMREWGPTIIYDGRSEVEKIIKHLPFFMRFSVESLIELFPTELYGEAGPTGPKEKDNWLGDERW, encoded by the exons ATGTTTGGGAGGGAGTGTTGGTGTTGGGACAATTACAATGACACTGATGATCATTATCCAGTTGAACCTCAGAAATTTTCTTTGCCTTCACCCCTTCCTAAATGGCCTCAAG GCAAAGGTTTTGCTACAGGAAGAATATGCTTAGGTGAAATTGAAGTTGTTCAAATCACCAAGTTCAAGAAAATTTGGGGTTGCAGCCCATCATTTGGGAAATCAAATTGCTTCTCCTTTTATAAGCCGGATGAAATTCCACAAGGATTTTCAAGCCTCGGTCACTACTGTCAGCCAGATGGTGAGCACTTAACTGGCTATGTTCTTGCTGCCAAAGACTTATCTGTGAATCATAACCCAAAAGACAATGTCCAAGATTCATCTTCAAAGCTTCCTGCTCTTCAAAAACCTCTGAGCTATACTTTGATTTGGAGTTCAGACTCCCAATACAATGGAAGCGGTTATATTTGGATGCCAAATGCACCAGTTGGTTACAAATCTATGGGATTCGTGGCTTCTGTTGAGCCTAATGAACCTGATCCTGATGAAGTTAGATGTGTCCGTGCTGACCTGACAGCAAAATGTGAGGCATGTGAGATGATGTTTAGTTCAGATTCCATTTTCCCGAGGGACCAATTTCAAGTTTGGAAAACAAGACCTTGCAAGAGGGGCATGCTGTGTAAAGGGGTTTCTGTTGGTACATTCTTCTGCAGTACAACCTTCAGTTTTGGAGATGAACTCGATAATATTGCATGCTTGAAAAATCTCGACTCTTCCCTACATGCCATGCCCAATCTTGAGCAGATCCATGCGCTCATCAAGCACTATGGACCGACAGTTTATCTTCATCCAGATGAGATTTATTTGCCCTCCTCAGTCCCGTGGTTCTTCATTAATGGAGCTCTCCTCTACGAAGATGGGAGGAATAGTGGTACAGCCATCGACTCTAAAGGCTCAAACTTGCCTGCTGGTGGAGAAAATGATGGTGAATATTGGCTTGATTTGCCAAATAAGGATGATGCAAATCGAACCAATGTCAAATGTGGGAACATTGAGAGTGCAGAGCTCTATGTTCATGTTAAACCAGCTTTAGGAGGAACCTTCACGGATATTGCAATGTGGATATTCTGCCCTTTCAATGGACCGGCTACCCTTAAGATTGGGTTGTTGAGTTTTGCTTTGAATAAGGTAGGAGAGCATGTTGGTGATTGGGAGCATTATACACTCCGTATCAGCAACTTTTCTGGTGAGCTCTCGAGTGTGTATTTCTCGGAGCATAGTGGTGGTGAATGGCTAGACGCCTGCAACTTGGAGTTCATCGCGGGAAACAAGTCAGTTGTATATGCATCAAGAAATGGCCACGCAAGTTTCCCACATGCCGGCTGCTATCTTCAAGGCTCTACTAAACTCGGGGTTGGAGTGAGGAACGATTGTGCACGTAGCAAATACCATGTAGACTCTAGTAGCAAATATCAAATTATTGCTGCTGAATACCTTGGAGAGGGAGTTGTTTCAGAACCACCATGGTTGCAATATATGAGGGAATGGGGTCCAACCATCATATACGATGGGCGATCAGAAGTTGAAAAAATAATCAAGCATCTGCCCTTTTTTATGAGATTTTCTGTGGAGAGTCTCATTGAGTTATTTCCAACTGAACTATATGGTGAAGCAGGGCCAACAGGACCAAAGGAAAAGGACAATTGGTTGGGGGATGAAAGATGGTAG